A stretch of Anaeromyxobacter dehalogenans 2CP-1 DNA encodes these proteins:
- a CDS encoding DNA translocase FtsK, producing MGKPKANRRVSPKEKGKRGDPPAERAKGGAAPRTGMARDVGAVVLFAAALGSGLSLATYSSLDAALIAHGIAPANLVGPVGHRTASALYGVLGLSALVLPFGLGAAAWRLFRGAPPRITLVSAGAYTVLTLSVATLGHLALAGSVSLPFPPGGAVGAALARPSVHAFSLWGSVILVGATATVAAIVACDLKVQTVGAALWRALAATAGFLSRRLATAVDEHRVAVAELRAEEAAERERRLAAEQLAETAEIEANGEEAHEEARAVAGALALEQLRRDTFEDPAWVEGLAPAPEPREEAEGAGEGEPAAEEPPRRRRKAREPEKAVDVRAELEDPAALPVPARAEKPEIVVSQAMLERARKKEKKKEAPAFAFQKAGDVFQLPATDLLDVHDEKAKDLDTAGLTRTAEVIVATLAQHGVDGTIKHIRPGPVVTLYEFSPVAGVKLARIENLDKELTMALSATRIRIIAPIPGKGVVGIEVPNRDRATVWLRDILESESFASAGGFLPLGLGKNIEGIPYCVDLQRMPHLLIAGTTGSGKSVGLNTMILSMLFRQTPAEVRMIMVDPKMTELSTYEDIPHLLLPVVTDPQKAARALQWAVDEMERRTQILADTGSKDLKSYNGKVEKLRTEGRTFEDRDEAAPPRKLVVVDVAAGESEDEVSARAASDAAAGGGWHPLPGEAVAGSPEFEDPTAPPPADPVAARDEKKLPQKLPYIVVVIDELADLMMTAPREVEISLARLAQKARATGIHLIVATQRPSTDVVTGMIKNNFPARITFRLASRHDSQTIINGPGAETLLGDGDMLVLTATAPVTRVQGAFVSEEELHRVVGFLKEQGKPVYDESILKAREGAGPGGYDPDEDDPVYDQAIDLVSRMEEVSVSKLQREMRLGYNKAAKIIERMEREGIVGPPNGVKPRQVLIRPAGETSAIPNV from the coding sequence CCGCGCACCGGCATGGCGCGCGACGTCGGCGCGGTGGTCCTGTTCGCCGCCGCGCTCGGCAGCGGCCTCTCGCTCGCGACCTACTCCTCGCTCGACGCGGCGCTGATCGCGCACGGCATCGCGCCCGCCAACCTGGTCGGCCCGGTCGGCCACCGGACCGCGTCCGCGCTGTACGGCGTGCTGGGCCTCTCGGCCCTGGTGCTCCCGTTCGGCCTGGGCGCCGCGGCCTGGCGCCTCTTCCGCGGCGCGCCCCCGCGCATCACGCTCGTGTCGGCCGGCGCGTACACCGTGCTCACGCTCTCGGTGGCGACGCTCGGGCACCTGGCGCTCGCCGGCAGCGTCTCGCTCCCGTTCCCGCCCGGCGGCGCGGTGGGCGCCGCGCTCGCGCGGCCGAGCGTCCACGCGTTCTCGCTGTGGGGCAGCGTCATCCTGGTGGGCGCCACCGCCACGGTGGCGGCCATCGTGGCCTGCGACCTGAAGGTGCAGACGGTGGGCGCCGCGCTCTGGCGCGCGCTCGCCGCCACCGCCGGCTTCCTCTCGCGCCGCCTCGCCACCGCGGTCGACGAGCACCGCGTCGCCGTCGCCGAGCTGCGCGCCGAGGAGGCCGCCGAGCGCGAGCGCCGGCTCGCGGCCGAGCAGCTCGCCGAGACGGCCGAGATCGAGGCGAACGGCGAGGAGGCGCACGAGGAGGCCCGCGCCGTGGCCGGCGCGCTCGCGCTCGAGCAGCTCCGCCGCGACACGTTCGAGGATCCGGCCTGGGTGGAGGGGCTCGCCCCCGCGCCCGAGCCGCGCGAGGAGGCCGAGGGCGCCGGAGAGGGCGAGCCGGCCGCCGAGGAGCCGCCGCGCCGCCGCCGCAAGGCGCGCGAGCCGGAGAAGGCGGTCGACGTGCGGGCCGAGCTCGAGGACCCCGCCGCGCTGCCGGTCCCGGCGCGCGCCGAGAAGCCGGAGATCGTGGTCTCGCAGGCGATGCTGGAGCGCGCCCGCAAGAAGGAGAAGAAGAAGGAGGCGCCCGCCTTCGCGTTCCAGAAGGCCGGCGACGTGTTCCAGCTCCCGGCCACCGACCTGCTCGACGTCCACGACGAGAAGGCGAAGGACCTCGACACGGCCGGCCTGACGCGCACGGCCGAGGTGATCGTCGCGACGCTCGCCCAGCACGGCGTGGACGGGACCATCAAGCACATCCGGCCCGGGCCGGTGGTGACGCTCTACGAGTTCTCCCCGGTCGCGGGCGTGAAGCTCGCGCGGATCGAGAACCTCGACAAGGAGCTCACCATGGCGCTCAGCGCCACCCGGATCCGCATCATCGCGCCGATCCCGGGCAAGGGCGTGGTGGGCATCGAGGTCCCGAACCGCGACCGCGCCACCGTGTGGCTGCGCGACATCCTCGAGTCGGAGTCGTTCGCCTCGGCGGGCGGCTTCCTGCCGCTCGGCCTCGGCAAGAACATCGAGGGCATCCCGTACTGCGTGGACCTGCAGCGGATGCCGCACCTGCTCATCGCCGGCACCACCGGCTCGGGCAAGTCGGTCGGCCTCAACACCATGATCCTGTCGATGCTCTTCCGCCAGACGCCGGCGGAGGTCCGCATGATCATGGTGGACCCGAAGATGACCGAGCTGTCCACCTACGAGGACATCCCGCACCTGCTGCTGCCGGTGGTCACCGACCCGCAGAAGGCGGCGCGCGCGCTGCAGTGGGCCGTGGACGAGATGGAGCGGCGCACGCAGATCCTCGCCGACACCGGCTCGAAGGACCTCAAGTCGTACAACGGCAAGGTGGAGAAGCTGCGCACCGAGGGCCGCACCTTCGAGGACCGCGACGAGGCCGCGCCGCCCCGCAAGCTGGTGGTGGTGGACGTGGCCGCGGGCGAGTCGGAGGACGAGGTCTCGGCTCGCGCCGCGAGCGACGCGGCCGCCGGCGGCGGGTGGCACCCGCTGCCCGGCGAGGCGGTGGCGGGCTCGCCCGAGTTCGAGGACCCCACCGCGCCGCCGCCCGCCGACCCGGTGGCCGCGCGCGACGAGAAGAAGCTGCCGCAGAAGCTGCCGTACATCGTGGTGGTGATCGACGAGCTGGCCGACCTCATGATGACCGCGCCGCGCGAGGTGGAGATCTCGCTCGCGCGCCTCGCGCAGAAGGCCCGCGCCACCGGCATCCACCTCATCGTCGCCACGCAGCGCCCGTCCACCGACGTGGTCACGGGCATGATCAAGAACAACTTCCCCGCGCGCATCACGTTCCGGCTCGCCTCGCGCCACGACTCGCAGACCATCATCAACGGCCCCGGCGCCGAGACGCTGCTCGGCGACGGCGACATGCTGGTGCTCACCGCCACCGCGCCGGTGACCCGCGTGCAGGGCGCGTTCGTCTCCGAGGAGGAGCTGCACCGGGTGGTCGGCTTCCTGAAGGAGCAGGGCAAGCCGGTCTACGACGAGTCGATCCTGAAGGCGCGCGAGGGCGCCGGCCCGGGCGGCTACGATCCCGACGAGGACGACCCGGTGTACGACCAGGCCATCGACCTCGTCTCGCGCATGGAGGAGGTCTCGGTCTCGAAGCTCCAGCGCGAGATGCGCCTCGGCTACAACAAGGCCGCGAAGATCATCGAGCGCATGGAGCGCGAGGGCATCGTCGGCCCGCCGAACGGCGTGAAGCCGCGCCAGGTGCTGATCCGCCCCGCCGGCGAGACCAGCGCGATCCCGAACGTCTGA
- a CDS encoding OmpA family protein, whose amino-acid sequence MNKTSLRLTAAVTAVLLFAGCQTAGKRTAIGAGAGGLAGAGVGALLGGKKGALIGAGVGALAGGSVGLYLDKQHKELEKIAETKRTENGLLVEMKGDILFDSGSSALKPEAISKLEQMGDVLAKYGDDRIRIEGYTDATGSKSMNEELSLRRADAVKRVLVGRGVQEKQITALGMGPVRPVADNGTSAGRAQNRRVELHIDVPNAT is encoded by the coding sequence ATGAACAAGACCTCTCTTCGCCTCACCGCGGCCGTGACCGCGGTCCTGCTGTTCGCCGGTTGCCAGACGGCCGGCAAGCGCACCGCCATCGGCGCCGGCGCGGGCGGCCTCGCGGGCGCGGGCGTGGGCGCCCTCCTCGGCGGCAAGAAGGGCGCGCTCATCGGCGCCGGCGTCGGCGCGCTCGCCGGCGGCTCGGTGGGCCTGTACCTCGACAAGCAGCACAAGGAGCTGGAGAAGATCGCCGAGACCAAGCGGACCGAGAACGGCCTGCTGGTCGAGATGAAGGGCGACATCCTGTTCGACTCCGGCAGCTCCGCGCTGAAGCCGGAGGCGATCTCCAAGCTCGAGCAGATGGGCGACGTCCTCGCCAAGTACGGCGACGACCGGATCCGCATCGAGGGCTACACCGACGCGACCGGCTCGAAGTCGATGAACGAGGAGCTGTCGCTCCGCCGCGCCGACGCGGTGAAGCGCGTGCTCGTCGGCCGCGGCGTGCAGGAGAAGCAGATCACCGCGCTCGGCATGGGTCCGGTGCGGCCGGTGGCGGACAACGGCACGTCGGCGGGCCGCGCGCAGAACCGGCGCGTGGAGCTGCATATCGACGTGCCGAACGCGACTTGA
- the plsY gene encoding glycerol-3-phosphate 1-O-acyltransferase PlsY — protein sequence MSPDLLGALLVAAGYLAGSIPFGVVLGRLVLGVDVRTVGSGNIGATNVARAGGKKMGVLVLVLDAAKAIVPILVARRVLGGTPHAEFWVTAVAVAAFVGHLFPVWLGFKGGKGVATGLGIFAVLAPWAALAGLVGYAVAYGLTRISSVGSLTGTALCAAGGFATYGPRHPVSWAGLAIALLIFVRHRENIRRLVRGEEKKV from the coding sequence GTGAGCCCCGACCTCCTGGGCGCCCTGCTGGTCGCGGCCGGCTACCTGGCCGGCTCGATCCCGTTCGGCGTGGTGCTGGGGCGCCTCGTGCTGGGCGTGGACGTGCGCACGGTCGGCTCCGGCAACATCGGCGCGACCAACGTTGCGCGCGCCGGCGGCAAGAAGATGGGCGTGCTGGTGCTCGTTCTGGACGCCGCCAAGGCCATCGTGCCGATCCTCGTGGCGCGCCGCGTGCTCGGGGGCACGCCGCACGCCGAGTTCTGGGTGACCGCCGTGGCGGTGGCCGCGTTCGTCGGCCACCTGTTCCCGGTGTGGCTCGGCTTCAAGGGCGGCAAGGGCGTCGCGACCGGCCTCGGCATCTTCGCGGTGCTGGCCCCCTGGGCCGCGCTGGCCGGGCTCGTCGGCTACGCCGTCGCCTACGGCCTGACGCGGATCTCGTCGGTGGGCTCGCTCACCGGCACCGCCCTCTGCGCCGCCGGCGGCTTCGCGACCTACGGCCCCCGCCACCCGGTGTCCTGGGCCGGCCTCGCGATCGCGCTCCTCATCTTCGTGCGCCACCGCGAGAACATCCGCAGGCTGGTGCGCGGCGAGGAGAAGAAGGTCTAG
- a CDS encoding DUF2752 domain-containing protein: MIGWRRTARFGHAEVFALVGALTFLVARFVPVLSFQYTCPLKGLAGIPCATCGMTHAFVHLAHGDLAAALGASPLGAALAGGIWLLSAADLVRAAAGWPLPVPSPRAARAAVALGVVALLANWAWLVARGGAA; this comes from the coding sequence GTGATCGGCTGGCGGCGCACGGCGCGGTTCGGGCACGCGGAGGTGTTCGCGCTCGTCGGCGCGCTCACGTTCCTCGTGGCACGCTTCGTCCCGGTGCTCTCCTTCCAGTACACCTGCCCGCTGAAGGGCCTGGCCGGCATCCCCTGCGCCACCTGCGGCATGACCCACGCGTTCGTGCACCTCGCCCACGGCGACCTCGCCGCCGCGCTCGGCGCGAGCCCGCTCGGCGCCGCGCTGGCGGGCGGGATCTGGCTGCTCTCCGCGGCCGACCTGGTCCGCGCCGCCGCGGGCTGGCCGCTGCCGGTCCCATCCCCCCGCGCCGCCCGCGCCGCCGTCGCGCTCGGCGTGGTGGCGCTGCTCGCGAACTGGGCGTGGCTCGTCGCCCGCGGAGGCGCCGCGTGA
- a CDS encoding YIP1 family protein, with protein MLARCARCQATFTTDRFGRQTCPHCGAELLLADPNAPPPAAVEPPPPAAPPEAEPTSPPAPAPVSGPSEPGGPVWGAPPPPPSGGELPPPPPPPPGGHGAPPPWGPPPPSGAPGGWGPPPPPPPVPAGPVLAAPFAERAQRGFLSSYFETWKLAAIEPARFFRHVRVDQPGSAVLFAVISYAFGVAVQSVFNWLSGQQMVAVMEQLAGRMPPGQAELLRSFVQRGTGAIVLGEVLLAPLLGLVALYVTAGAIHLLLVLFGGAHRGFPATLTTVGYTFGVFALLAVPGCGGLIAPIWWLVAVVIGLSEAQRCGTGRAAAAVLTPALLLCVCCCLGPLGMLLGGTLGGLSELGHGPAIDL; from the coding sequence ATGCTCGCACGCTGCGCCCGCTGCCAGGCGACGTTCACCACCGACCGCTTCGGCCGGCAGACCTGCCCGCACTGCGGCGCGGAGCTGCTCCTCGCCGATCCGAACGCGCCGCCGCCGGCCGCCGTCGAGCCGCCCCCGCCGGCCGCGCCGCCCGAGGCCGAGCCCACCTCGCCGCCCGCCCCCGCGCCCGTCTCCGGCCCCTCGGAGCCGGGCGGCCCGGTGTGGGGCGCCCCGCCGCCTCCGCCGTCCGGCGGCGAGCTGCCGCCGCCCCCTCCGCCCCCGCCCGGCGGCCACGGCGCCCCGCCGCCGTGGGGTCCGCCGCCGCCCTCCGGCGCGCCGGGTGGCTGGGGTCCGCCGCCGCCTCCCCCGCCCGTGCCCGCCGGCCCGGTGCTGGCGGCCCCGTTCGCCGAGCGGGCGCAGCGCGGCTTCCTCTCCTCGTACTTCGAGACCTGGAAGCTCGCGGCGATCGAGCCGGCGCGCTTCTTCCGGCACGTGCGGGTGGACCAGCCCGGCAGCGCCGTGCTGTTCGCGGTGATCTCGTACGCGTTCGGCGTCGCGGTCCAGTCGGTCTTCAACTGGCTCTCCGGGCAGCAGATGGTGGCGGTGATGGAGCAGCTCGCCGGCCGCATGCCGCCGGGCCAGGCCGAGCTCCTCCGCAGCTTCGTGCAGCGCGGGACCGGCGCCATCGTGCTCGGCGAGGTGCTGCTCGCGCCGCTGCTCGGGCTCGTCGCGCTCTACGTCACGGCCGGCGCGATCCACCTGCTGCTGGTCCTGTTCGGCGGCGCCCACCGCGGCTTCCCGGCCACGCTCACCACCGTCGGCTACACGTTCGGCGTGTTCGCGCTCCTGGCGGTGCCGGGCTGCGGCGGCCTGATCGCGCCGATCTGGTGGCTGGTGGCGGTGGTGATCGGCCTCTCCGAGGCCCAGCGCTGCGGCACCGGCCGCGCCGCCGCGGCGGTGCTGACGCCGGCGCTGCTCCTGTGCGTCTGCTGCTGCCTCGGGCCGCTCGGCATGCTGCTGGGCGGCACGCTCGGCGGGCTCTCCGAGCTCGGCCACGGCCCGGCGATCGACCTGTGA
- the nuoK gene encoding NADH-quinone oxidoreductase subunit NuoK — MPVEYYLWLAAILFGIGLLGVLTKRNALILMMSVELMLNAANLTFLAFARRSGDLAGHAIAFFVIAVAAAEAAVGLAVVIAIYRSRGAINVDEVRVLSE, encoded by the coding sequence ATGCCGGTCGAGTACTACCTCTGGCTCGCCGCGATCCTGTTCGGCATCGGCCTGCTCGGCGTGCTCACCAAGCGCAACGCGCTCATCCTGATGATGAGCGTGGAGCTGATGCTGAACGCGGCCAACCTCACGTTCCTCGCGTTCGCGCGCCGGAGCGGGGACCTCGCCGGTCACGCCATCGCGTTCTTCGTGATCGCGGTCGCGGCGGCCGAGGCGGCGGTCGGCCTGGCGGTGGTCATCGCCATCTACCGCAGCCGCGGCGCCATCAACGTGGACGAGGTCCGGGTCCTCTCGGAGTAG
- a CDS encoding NADH-quinone oxidoreductase subunit J family protein — protein MSVTAEQVTFWVFAIPLVATAIGVIMSRSPVYAAMNLVAAFFFLAGIYVLLVAHLIAFMQILVYAGAVMVLFLFVIMLLSLGDEHLIKEPRRAMQLIGALGVVLLVAVLASAIAQARTSELATLTADFGTVKAVGRVLYTQFLLPFEVTSLLLLVAIVGAVVVAKERI, from the coding sequence ATGAGCGTCACGGCAGAGCAGGTCACCTTCTGGGTGTTCGCCATCCCGCTGGTCGCCACCGCGATCGGCGTGATCATGTCCCGCAGCCCGGTGTACGCCGCGATGAACCTCGTCGCCGCGTTCTTCTTCCTGGCCGGGATCTACGTCCTCCTCGTCGCGCACCTCATCGCGTTCATGCAGATCCTGGTGTACGCGGGCGCGGTGATGGTGCTGTTCCTGTTCGTGATCATGCTGCTGTCGCTCGGCGACGAGCACCTGATCAAGGAGCCGCGGCGCGCCATGCAGCTCATCGGCGCGCTCGGCGTGGTGCTGCTGGTGGCGGTGCTCGCCTCGGCCATCGCGCAGGCGCGCACCAGCGAGCTCGCCACGCTCACCGCCGACTTCGGCACCGTGAAGGCGGTCGGCCGGGTGCTGTACACCCAGTTCCTGCTGCCGTTCGAGGTCACCAGCCTCCTGCTGCTCGTGGCGATCGTGGGCGCGGTGGTCGTGGCCAAGGAGCGGATCTAA
- the nuoF gene encoding NADH-quinone oxidoreductase subunit NuoF, producing MSETLILSKRWGKPDSASLASYRADGGYGALDKAMGADPAAIVDEVKKSNLRGRGGAGFATGLKWTFLPKDVRPRYLTVNADESEPGTFKDRYIIEHDPHMLIEGIALTCYALDIHLAYVYIRGEFAKQARILEQAIQEARDAGILGPRLLGKQDFPLDIHVHRGAGAYICGEESALLESLEGKKGYPRLKPPFPAVVGLWGKPTIINNVETIANVPWIVANGGAAFAALGVGKSGGTRLFGVSGHVNRPGVYEKPVHYNLKKLIMEDAGGIVGGRKLKAVIPGGSSAPVLAAHEIDISLEFDAVKAAGSMSGSGGVIVFDESVCLVRALARIAKFYAEESCGQCTPCREGTSWMEGILEKIEHGHATAADVEKLEQVAGNIAGNTICALGDAAAMPVQSFLKKFKPEFLRHVEAHRCPMGESGWGLDQSSRDALVGAVRY from the coding sequence GTGAGCGAGACGCTCATCCTCTCGAAGCGCTGGGGCAAGCCGGACTCCGCCTCGCTCGCCTCGTACCGGGCCGACGGCGGCTACGGCGCGCTCGACAAGGCCATGGGCGCCGACCCGGCCGCCATCGTGGACGAGGTGAAGAAGTCGAACCTGCGCGGCCGCGGCGGCGCGGGCTTCGCGACCGGCCTCAAGTGGACGTTCCTGCCGAAGGACGTCCGCCCCCGGTACCTGACCGTGAACGCGGACGAGTCCGAGCCCGGCACGTTCAAGGACCGCTACATCATCGAGCACGATCCGCACATGCTGATCGAGGGGATCGCGCTCACCTGCTACGCGCTCGACATCCACCTCGCCTACGTCTACATCCGCGGCGAGTTCGCGAAGCAGGCGCGCATCCTCGAGCAGGCCATCCAGGAGGCGCGCGACGCCGGCATCCTCGGTCCGCGCCTGCTCGGCAAGCAGGACTTCCCGCTCGACATCCACGTGCACCGCGGCGCCGGCGCGTACATCTGCGGCGAGGAGTCCGCGCTGCTCGAGTCGCTCGAGGGCAAGAAGGGCTACCCGCGCCTCAAGCCGCCGTTCCCGGCGGTGGTGGGCCTGTGGGGCAAGCCGACCATCATCAACAACGTCGAGACGATCGCGAACGTCCCCTGGATCGTCGCGAACGGCGGCGCGGCGTTCGCCGCGCTCGGCGTGGGCAAGTCGGGCGGCACGCGCCTGTTCGGCGTCTCGGGCCACGTGAACCGGCCCGGCGTCTACGAGAAGCCGGTCCACTACAACCTGAAGAAGCTGATCATGGAGGACGCGGGCGGGATCGTCGGCGGCCGCAAGCTGAAGGCGGTCATCCCGGGCGGCTCCTCCGCGCCGGTGCTCGCCGCGCACGAGATCGACATCTCGCTCGAGTTCGACGCGGTGAAGGCGGCCGGGTCGATGTCCGGCTCGGGCGGCGTGATCGTGTTCGACGAGTCGGTGTGCCTGGTCCGCGCGCTGGCCCGCATCGCGAAGTTCTACGCCGAGGAGAGCTGCGGCCAGTGCACCCCCTGCCGCGAGGGCACCTCGTGGATGGAGGGCATCCTCGAGAAGATCGAGCACGGGCACGCGACGGCGGCCGACGTGGAGAAGCTCGAGCAGGTGGCCGGCAACATCGCCGGGAACACCATCTGCGCGCTCGGCGACGCGGCCGCCATGCCGGTCCAGTCGTTCCTGAAGAAGTTCAAGCCGGAGTTCCTGCGGCACGTCGAGGCGCACCGCTGCCCCATGGGCGAGAGCGGCTGGGGCCTCGACCAGTCCTCGCGCGATGCCCTCGTCGGGGCGGTGAGGTACTAG
- a CDS encoding complex I 24 kDa subunit family protein, producing the protein MTNPASVGAVEELPREKVEHFDRELAGILNRYPPDRKAAAMIPALRLGQEIFGYLSPAVQRLAAERLGTSPARAEEVATFYVMFHTEPPARHVVEVCTNVSCCLTGGERIFEHLKKKLELANGQSTRDGRITLREVECLGSCGTAPAMLVDEEMHERLTIQKVDQIVGGLK; encoded by the coding sequence ATGACGAACCCTGCGTCGGTTGGTGCGGTCGAAGAACTGCCCCGCGAGAAGGTCGAGCATTTCGACCGGGAGCTGGCGGGGATCCTGAACCGGTACCCGCCCGATCGGAAGGCTGCCGCCATGATTCCCGCCCTCCGACTGGGGCAGGAGATCTTCGGCTACCTGTCCCCGGCGGTACAGCGCCTGGCCGCGGAGCGGCTCGGGACGTCGCCGGCGCGGGCCGAAGAGGTCGCGACCTTCTACGTGATGTTCCACACCGAGCCCCCGGCCCGGCACGTGGTCGAGGTCTGCACCAACGTCTCCTGCTGCCTGACCGGCGGCGAGCGCATCTTCGAGCACCTGAAGAAGAAGCTCGAGCTCGCGAACGGGCAGAGCACCCGCGACGGCCGCATCACGCTGCGCGAGGTGGAGTGCCTCGGCTCCTGCGGCACGGCCCCGGCCATGCTGGTGGACGAGGAGATGCACGAGCGGCTCACCATCCAGAAGGTCGACCAGATCGTCGGAGGGCTCAAGTGA
- a CDS encoding TIGR02266 family protein: MTEGREQRRDPRVPLVLRVEYPGVPSAVRDATENLSAGGLFIRTERELDPGTRIPLQISFPGLLAPFEVEVEVVRRRPPGEAGPAGVAVQIPPDRAADRQKLAQLAETARSARGRTRGGYRVLVVEDNPHVVEMYEYALRRLRSGSDALDVSVEFATNGQQALERLAAPPAVDLVLTDLFMPVMDGFALIERIRADPRLSELPIMVISAGAADARTRAIDLGVDVYLQKPVQFVDVMSTVRTLLHVRG, from the coding sequence ATGACCGAGGGACGGGAGCAGCGCCGCGACCCACGCGTTCCACTCGTCCTTAGGGTCGAGTATCCGGGCGTTCCGAGCGCCGTCCGCGACGCCACCGAGAACCTGTCCGCCGGGGGCCTGTTCATCCGGACCGAGCGGGAGCTCGACCCAGGCACGCGGATTCCCCTGCAGATCTCCTTCCCGGGGCTCCTCGCCCCCTTCGAGGTCGAGGTCGAGGTGGTCCGCCGCCGGCCGCCCGGCGAGGCGGGCCCCGCCGGCGTGGCGGTGCAGATCCCGCCGGACCGGGCCGCCGATCGGCAGAAGCTGGCCCAGCTCGCCGAGACGGCGCGGAGCGCGCGCGGCCGGACCCGGGGCGGCTACCGGGTCCTGGTGGTGGAGGACAACCCGCACGTCGTCGAGATGTACGAGTACGCGCTCCGCCGGCTGCGCAGCGGGAGCGACGCGCTCGACGTCTCGGTCGAGTTCGCCACCAACGGCCAGCAGGCGCTGGAGCGGCTCGCGGCGCCGCCGGCGGTGGACCTGGTGCTCACCGACCTGTTCATGCCGGTGATGGACGGCTTCGCGCTCATCGAGCGGATCCGCGCCGACCCGCGGCTCTCCGAGCTGCCGATCATGGTGATCAGCGCCGGCGCCGCCGACGCGCGCACGCGCGCCATCGACCTGGGCGTGGACGTGTACCTGCAGAAGCCGGTGCAGTTCGTGGACGTGATGAGCACGGTCCGCACGCTGCTGCACGTGCGCGGCTAG
- a CDS encoding GNAT family N-acetyltransferase: MPISVVPADTEPLRRLALALRDEVFVAEQGVPIELEHDAEDATAFHVVALDGGRCVGTGRLVRQAGGVGRVGRMAVARDRRRDGVGALLLQALEAQARAEGLAEIELHAQRYVEAFYRRHGYVPEGAPFLEAGIEHVVMRKRL; encoded by the coding sequence ATGCCGATCTCCGTCGTCCCCGCCGACACCGAGCCGCTGCGCCGGCTCGCCCTCGCGCTCCGCGACGAGGTGTTCGTGGCCGAGCAGGGCGTGCCCATCGAGCTCGAGCACGACGCCGAGGACGCGACCGCGTTCCACGTGGTCGCGCTCGACGGCGGCCGCTGCGTCGGCACCGGGCGGCTGGTCCGGCAGGCGGGCGGGGTGGGGCGGGTGGGGCGCATGGCGGTGGCCCGGGATCGCCGCCGCGACGGCGTGGGCGCGCTGCTGCTCCAGGCGCTCGAGGCGCAGGCGCGGGCCGAGGGGCTCGCCGAGATCGAGCTGCACGCGCAGCGCTACGTGGAGGCGTTCTACCGCCGCCACGGGTACGTCCCGGAGGGCGCGCCGTTCCTGGAGGCGGGGATCGAGCACGTGGTGATGCGCAAGCGGCTGTGA
- a CDS encoding HU family DNA-binding protein has protein sequence MTQAQFFQAVAEGSQVSKAQVRAVFEAVEEVVTKRLKAEGKIPLGGLGAVKLVDRKARIGRNPATGEQIKIPARTAIKLTPAKALKDIFNKKAKK, from the coding sequence ATGACGCAGGCTCAGTTCTTCCAGGCGGTGGCCGAGGGCTCGCAGGTCTCGAAGGCGCAGGTGCGCGCGGTGTTCGAGGCGGTCGAGGAGGTGGTGACGAAGCGGCTGAAGGCCGAGGGGAAGATCCCGCTCGGCGGGCTCGGCGCGGTGAAGCTCGTGGACCGCAAGGCCCGCATCGGCCGCAACCCGGCCACGGGCGAGCAGATCAAGATCCCGGCCCGCACCGCCATCAAGCTCACGCCCGCCAAGGCGCTGAAGGACATCTTCAACAAGAAGGCCAAGAAGTAG
- a CDS encoding PilZ domain-containing protein: MNLDAVIHNPRATPRVPARCEVRVRQRLWRWSAETADLGPGGCQLVSGRPVPPGRSLRVTLAFPALRCEVRTAARVVWSRPSAPGRLGLVFEGAPSHRAWFQALAIADPAVSAAARRTPDRLPLEARVFLGDPPPAMGFTPDELALLRRVGSGVAVRGLLASLGGTPSERIVGALFGLVTRGLLVLEAAASPGPERWRAALAAAEAAAGVPALARPSAAQRLYEEGMEHLAAGRTALALRRFEEARAHAPADREIAAMAARLARWR, encoded by the coding sequence GTGAACCTCGACGCCGTCATCCACAACCCGCGCGCCACGCCGCGCGTCCCCGCGCGCTGCGAGGTGCGGGTGCGCCAGCGGCTCTGGCGCTGGTCGGCCGAGACCGCCGACCTCGGGCCGGGCGGGTGCCAGCTCGTGTCGGGACGGCCCGTGCCGCCGGGGCGCTCGCTCCGCGTGACGCTCGCGTTCCCGGCGCTCCGCTGCGAGGTGCGCACCGCCGCGCGGGTGGTGTGGTCCCGGCCCAGCGCGCCGGGACGCCTCGGCCTCGTCTTCGAGGGCGCGCCCTCGCACCGCGCCTGGTTCCAGGCGCTGGCCATCGCCGACCCGGCCGTCTCGGCCGCGGCCCGGCGCACGCCGGACCGGCTCCCGCTCGAGGCGCGCGTGTTCCTCGGCGACCCGCCGCCGGCGATGGGCTTCACGCCGGACGAGCTGGCGCTGCTGCGGCGGGTGGGCTCCGGGGTGGCGGTGCGCGGCCTGCTCGCGTCGCTGGGCGGCACGCCGTCGGAGCGGATCGTCGGGGCGCTGTTCGGCCTGGTGACGCGGGGGCTCCTCGTGCTCGAGGCGGCCGCGTCCCCCGGCCCGGAGCGCTGGCGCGCCGCGCTCGCCGCGGCCGAGGCGGCCGCCGGGGTGCCCGCGCTGGCGCGCCCGTCGGCGGCGCAGCGGCTCTACGAGGAGGGGATGGAGCACCTCGCGGCGGGCCGGACCGCGCTCGCGCTCCGCCGCTTCGAGGAGGCGCGCGCGCACGCGCCCGCCGACCGCGAGATCGCGGCCATGGCGGCGCGGCTCGCGCGCTGGCGCTGA